In one window of Corynebacterium mycetoides DNA:
- a CDS encoding copper chaperone PCu(A)C, translated as MTVDLNNRVITTVAAIAAAGSLLAGCSPSDRPTAEPSSSAQTSAATAAALTFDNAVVRAKEAGEEMPMTAIFGTLTNPTAADITLRGFSTSLGDARYEIHKTENGVMSPVDGGLVIPAGESVELAPGGFHLMILDFPSEIAAGETVDLTLDTDAGDIDVPGVQVRSMSPGHESYGDMAGHADHADHMNH; from the coding sequence GTGACCGTAGACCTGAACAACCGCGTTATCACAACAGTTGCCGCGATCGCCGCGGCGGGTTCGCTCCTCGCCGGGTGCTCGCCGAGCGATCGTCCCACGGCGGAGCCGTCCAGTTCTGCTCAGACCTCCGCCGCGACAGCCGCCGCGCTCACCTTCGACAACGCCGTGGTCCGCGCGAAGGAGGCGGGGGAGGAGATGCCGATGACCGCGATCTTCGGCACGCTGACCAACCCGACCGCAGCGGACATCACGCTGCGCGGGTTCAGCACCTCGCTGGGCGACGCGCGCTACGAGATCCACAAGACGGAAAACGGCGTCATGAGCCCGGTCGACGGCGGCCTTGTTATCCCCGCAGGAGAATCGGTCGAGCTCGCACCGGGCGGGTTCCACCTCATGATCCTGGATTTCCCCTCCGAGATCGCCGCGGGCGAGACGGTGGATCTCACCCTCGATACCGACGCGGGCGACATCGACGTGCCCGGGGTGCAGGTCCGCAGCATGAGTCCCGGCCACGAGAGCTACGGCGACATGGCGGGACATGCTGACCATGCTGACCACATGAACCACTAG
- a CDS encoding copper resistance CopC family protein, with protein MSAPLAAAHDAVVGGSPADGEVVADFPDTLTLEFSGQVQDGFNTFALSRADTGDVVLSGEPTVAGQSVSLDVPGNVDPEPGEYTLGFQIISSDGHATKGMTSFTYAPAEETGQPATASRQDEAQQEQQQQEEQPGRNLTWLWALIGVLVVGGAAAAAIARTGRK; from the coding sequence GTGTCGGCGCCTCTCGCCGCGGCGCATGACGCCGTGGTCGGCGGCTCTCCGGCAGACGGGGAAGTGGTAGCGGATTTCCCTGACACCCTCACGCTCGAATTCTCTGGCCAGGTGCAGGACGGATTCAACACATTCGCGCTGTCCCGTGCCGACACGGGCGACGTGGTGCTCTCGGGTGAGCCGACGGTTGCGGGCCAGTCGGTCAGCCTGGACGTCCCGGGCAACGTCGACCCGGAGCCCGGTGAGTACACCCTCGGGTTCCAGATCATCTCCTCCGACGGGCACGCCACCAAGGGCATGACCAGTTTCACCTACGCGCCGGCGGAGGAGACGGGGCAGCCTGCGACGGCGAGCCGGCAGGACGAGGCTCAGCAAGAGCAGCAGCAGCAGGAGGAACAGCCGGGACGCAACCTGACGTGGCTGTGGGCGCTTATCGGGGTCCTCGTTGTCGGCGGTGCTGCCGCCGCGGCCATCGCACGCACCGGCAGGAAGTGA